In a single window of the Terriglobus roseus genome:
- a CDS encoding acyltransferase family protein produces the protein MSTQARGRFTGSNASVLLDLVRGLAAALVVCSHWRNLFFVDYRNLPQNLKRGFLLPYLLTSGAHRSVVLFFVLSGYFIAGSIFRSAGQGPWNWQDYALRRIVRLWIVLIPGLLLCAAWDGLGLSLHRAPLLYAGLSGNHLMGNVATARNWPTFFGNLFFLQSIHVSTFGSDTPLWSLANEFWYYALFPMGWLALRRPTQLWVRLLCGTLFLGTAYFVGRGILFGLPIWLLGALLYRLPPPSNRPWMRWLAAAVLVTTVYGLPNWGGNWNDILFGVISAVCIWVFLSDRQTARERAPLSQFSRGISRFSFTVYVVHMPLLMLLASLTVGDGRWVPSPRSVATAVAVLLSTLVYAWLIASLTEFHTDHMRQQIERLLGMRVTRPSQHQKTLPV, from the coding sequence ATGTCAACACAGGCACGCGGTCGTTTCACCGGCAGTAACGCTTCGGTGTTGCTTGACCTCGTCCGTGGACTGGCAGCTGCGCTCGTAGTCTGCTCACATTGGCGGAACCTGTTCTTCGTGGACTACCGGAATCTACCTCAGAATCTCAAGCGAGGGTTCCTTCTTCCGTACCTGCTCACGTCCGGCGCACATCGCTCCGTAGTGCTCTTCTTTGTTCTCAGCGGTTATTTCATCGCGGGCAGCATCTTCCGGTCCGCGGGACAGGGGCCGTGGAACTGGCAGGATTACGCGCTGCGCCGGATCGTTCGCCTTTGGATCGTGCTCATCCCGGGTCTGCTCCTATGTGCAGCATGGGACGGGCTGGGCCTGAGTCTGCATCGCGCACCCTTGCTCTACGCAGGTTTAAGTGGCAACCACCTGATGGGAAACGTCGCCACGGCGAGGAATTGGCCAACGTTCTTCGGTAACCTCTTTTTCCTCCAGTCGATTCACGTCTCCACCTTTGGCAGCGACACGCCGCTGTGGAGCCTTGCTAATGAGTTCTGGTATTACGCCCTATTTCCGATGGGGTGGCTTGCGCTGCGCCGGCCCACGCAGCTATGGGTCCGCCTTCTGTGTGGCACGCTCTTCCTTGGCACGGCCTACTTCGTTGGTCGTGGCATCCTCTTCGGCTTACCCATCTGGCTGCTCGGAGCGTTGCTCTATCGACTCCCTCCGCCCAGCAATCGTCCCTGGATGCGCTGGCTCGCTGCAGCCGTCCTTGTAACCACGGTTTATGGGCTGCCGAACTGGGGCGGCAATTGGAATGACATCCTCTTTGGCGTGATCTCAGCAGTCTGCATCTGGGTCTTCCTTTCCGATCGCCAGACTGCCAGAGAACGTGCGCCTCTCAGCCAGTTCTCGAGAGGCATCTCGCGATTCTCCTTCACCGTCTACGTAGTTCACATGCCCCTGCTTATGCTGCTGGCATCGCTGACCGTAGGAGATGGACGATGGGTTCCTTCGCCTCGCTCGGTGGCCACCGCCGTAGCAGTCCTCCTGTCGACGCTTGTCTACGCGTGGCTGATCGCATCTCTCACGGAGTTCCACACAGATCACATGCGCCAGCAGATTGAGCGGCTTCTTGGCATGCGTGTCACGCGCCCCTCGCAGCACCAGAAGACCTTGCCGGTATGA
- the ald gene encoding alanine dehydrogenase encodes MIVGVPKEVKDHESRVGVTPAGVHALVGAGHTVLVQTGAGDLSAFTDDEYQAAGAEIVGGAYDVWRLADMVVKVKEPVEKEYQYFRPGLLLFTYLHLAPLPGLTEALLEKKVTGIAYETVRDRAGSLPLLTPMSEVAGRLSVQVGAEYLQKKNGGRGLLLGGVPGVPPGNVVIIGGGIVGINAAKMALGLGAKVTIVDLSLNRLRDLDDIFNGRVFTLASNPYNIARAAAEADLLIGGVLIPGAAAPKLVTAAMVSKMKPGAVVVDVAIDQGGCIETARPTTHTDPSYVVDGVVHYCVTNMPAAVPNTSTLALTNATFPYVMKLAESGADAAIKADEGIAEGVNTYNGTLTYKAVAESQGKDWQPVAELVA; translated from the coding sequence ATGATTGTTGGCGTTCCGAAGGAAGTGAAAGACCACGAGAGCCGTGTAGGCGTAACCCCGGCCGGCGTGCATGCGCTGGTTGGAGCAGGGCACACCGTGCTCGTGCAGACCGGTGCAGGTGATCTTTCTGCCTTCACCGATGACGAATACCAGGCCGCGGGGGCCGAGATCGTTGGTGGCGCGTACGACGTGTGGCGGCTGGCCGACATGGTCGTCAAGGTGAAGGAGCCCGTCGAGAAGGAATACCAGTATTTCCGGCCGGGTTTGCTGTTGTTCACCTACCTGCACCTGGCACCTCTGCCCGGTTTGACTGAGGCTCTGCTCGAGAAGAAGGTGACCGGTATTGCGTATGAGACGGTCCGCGACCGCGCAGGATCGCTGCCGCTGCTGACTCCGATGAGCGAAGTTGCGGGACGGTTGAGCGTACAGGTCGGTGCGGAGTATCTCCAGAAGAAGAATGGAGGCCGTGGCCTGTTGCTGGGCGGCGTTCCGGGCGTCCCGCCGGGCAATGTGGTCATCATCGGCGGCGGTATCGTGGGCATTAATGCGGCCAAGATGGCGCTGGGACTGGGCGCGAAGGTCACGATCGTGGACCTTAGCCTGAACCGTCTGCGAGACCTTGACGATATTTTCAATGGCCGCGTCTTCACGCTGGCTTCAAACCCGTACAACATTGCTCGCGCTGCGGCGGAGGCCGATCTGCTGATTGGTGGCGTTCTGATTCCGGGCGCTGCTGCTCCCAAGTTGGTGACAGCTGCCATGGTGAGCAAGATGAAGCCGGGCGCGGTCGTGGTCGATGTCGCGATCGATCAGGGTGGCTGCATCGAGACGGCGCGTCCCACCACGCATACCGACCCGTCCTACGTCGTCGATGGCGTCGTGCACTATTGCGTTACGAACATGCCCGCAGCGGTTCCGAACACGTCTACGCTGGCGCTTACGAATGCGACTTTTCCTTACGTGATGAAGTTGGCGGAGAGTGGCGCAGACGCGGCGATCAAGGCAGACGAAGGCATTGCCGAGGGTGTGAACACATACAACGGCACGCTGACGTATAAGGCAGTCGCAGAGTCGCAGGGCAAGGACTGGCAGCCTGTCGCGGAATTGGTCGCTTAA
- the mreC gene encoding rod shape-determining protein MreC, whose protein sequence is MESFFSRFKSALVLLAVLLAQVIGLASQVKRPQYGSREDGHHVRLARAWAAYTVSPMESILKHSGGGIRGLWHNYVDLRHVRQHDKDLQYQIDQLRLQEASLAEDARQGQRLQRMLAFKQQYIGKTIAAQIIGTGGGDGSRIATIDKGSADGIRPDMAVITPDGIVGKVRDVFAQSAQILLLNDSSSGAGVLLLTTRTRGILRGGPGGTLVITNLMPDDRIKPGEQLITSGGDLVFPRGLPVGNVISSKPDPEHQPYALISIKPASNLDRLEEVLIVTDVAEQLTRNKSGDEEADEAGKKAAEVVADRLPSLKEANTAPLKPGETAPTATLPKPPPPLHSDRYSPGAIPSATSLQPGGSNTESGPPVSPTRAGEGR, encoded by the coding sequence ATGGAATCCTTCTTCAGCCGCTTCAAGAGTGCCCTGGTGCTGCTTGCTGTGCTTCTGGCGCAGGTGATCGGTCTGGCCTCGCAGGTGAAGCGGCCACAGTACGGGTCACGGGAAGACGGCCATCATGTACGCCTGGCGCGGGCGTGGGCAGCGTACACCGTTTCCCCGATGGAATCGATTCTGAAGCACTCTGGCGGAGGCATTCGCGGTCTGTGGCATAACTATGTCGACCTGCGGCACGTGCGCCAGCACGACAAAGACCTGCAATATCAGATTGACCAGCTGCGACTGCAGGAAGCTTCGTTGGCAGAGGACGCGCGCCAGGGTCAGAGGCTGCAACGCATGCTTGCGTTCAAGCAGCAGTACATCGGCAAGACCATCGCGGCGCAGATCATCGGCACAGGCGGCGGAGATGGATCACGCATCGCCACCATCGACAAGGGATCAGCGGACGGCATTCGCCCGGACATGGCTGTCATCACGCCGGATGGCATCGTCGGTAAGGTGCGCGATGTCTTTGCGCAATCGGCCCAGATCCTGCTGTTGAACGATTCAAGTTCGGGCGCCGGTGTCCTCTTGCTCACGACGAGAACCCGCGGCATCCTGCGTGGTGGCCCGGGCGGCACGCTCGTCATCACCAACCTGATGCCGGATGACCGGATCAAGCCGGGCGAGCAGCTGATCACCAGCGGTGGAGACCTGGTCTTTCCCCGCGGCCTTCCCGTGGGGAACGTCATCAGCAGCAAGCCAGACCCGGAGCATCAGCCCTACGCCCTCATCTCTATCAAGCCCGCGTCAAATCTCGACCGCCTGGAAGAAGTGCTGATCGTCACAGACGTGGCTGAGCAACTTACCCGAAATAAGTCCGGCGACGAGGAGGCAGACGAAGCCGGCAAGAAGGCAGCCGAAGTCGTTGCCGACCGCCTTCCGAGCCTCAAGGAGGCGAATACTGCGCCATTGAAGCCCGGCGAGACTGCGCCTACGGCCACTCTGCCGAAACCGCCGCCGCCACTTCACTCGGATCGCTACTCGCCGGGCGCAATCCCTTCCGCAACGTCGCTGCAACCGGGTGGCTCAAATACGGAATCCGGTCCACCGGTAAGCCCGACCAGGGCCGGGGAGGGCCGGTAG
- a CDS encoding sigma-54-dependent transcriptional regulator has protein sequence MTHILVVDDEAEIRESLEGILGEEGYATASAGTATEALELIRDAEYDLVLLDIWLPDGDGLDVLAKIRDMGLSAPPEVVIISGHGTIESAVRATKLGAYDFLEKPLSLDRTLLVLKNATEARRLKKDNSEFQQQLAQKAYVTGESVPLKALRQQIRLMAPTNGRVLIYGESGTGKERIARTMHAESLRADRVFIELNCAAIPEDFIESELFGYRHSAVPGGPPEKRGTFERADGGTLFLDEVADMSLKTQAKVLRALDEQRFYPVGASQPIAVDVRVIAATNKDLEDEIIKGNFREDLFYRLNVIPFFVPPLRDRSEDIPLLVQEFLQEFGRQYGRPRVEISTDALATLKQYHWPGNVRELRNVIERVLILNPKAQRIERKHLPVLVYRESARDGAKGSVRTEEFGTLLQAREAYERDYILKKLDECHGNVSRTAEALGLERSHLYRKMKTLGVTMKEV, from the coding sequence GTGACCCACATTCTCGTCGTCGATGATGAAGCCGAGATCCGAGAATCGCTCGAGGGGATCCTGGGCGAGGAGGGCTATGCCACGGCCAGTGCAGGAACGGCCACGGAGGCGCTGGAACTGATCCGGGATGCCGAATATGACCTGGTGCTGCTGGACATCTGGCTACCCGATGGCGATGGCCTGGATGTGCTGGCGAAGATTCGGGATATGGGCTTGTCGGCGCCACCGGAAGTCGTCATCATTTCCGGCCACGGGACAATCGAGAGCGCGGTGCGCGCAACGAAACTCGGTGCGTACGACTTCCTGGAAAAGCCGCTTTCGCTGGATCGCACGCTGCTTGTGCTCAAGAACGCGACGGAAGCCCGGCGGTTGAAGAAGGACAACAGCGAGTTTCAGCAGCAGTTGGCGCAGAAGGCTTATGTCACAGGCGAGAGTGTTCCGCTGAAGGCGCTTCGGCAGCAGATTCGCCTAATGGCGCCGACGAACGGACGAGTGCTGATCTATGGCGAATCCGGCACCGGCAAGGAACGCATTGCCCGCACCATGCATGCGGAGAGTCTGCGCGCGGATCGCGTCTTCATCGAACTGAACTGCGCTGCTATCCCCGAAGACTTTATCGAAAGTGAACTCTTCGGCTACCGGCATAGCGCCGTCCCTGGCGGCCCACCGGAAAAGCGAGGTACCTTTGAGCGCGCCGATGGCGGCACACTCTTTCTGGACGAAGTGGCAGACATGAGCCTGAAGACACAAGCCAAGGTCCTGCGCGCTTTGGACGAGCAGCGCTTCTATCCCGTAGGAGCCTCGCAGCCCATCGCTGTAGACGTTCGTGTGATCGCGGCAACCAACAAGGATCTGGAAGACGAAATCATCAAGGGCAACTTCCGCGAAGACCTGTTCTACCGATTGAACGTCATTCCATTTTTCGTGCCGCCGCTGCGGGATCGAAGTGAGGATATTCCGTTGCTGGTGCAGGAGTTCCTGCAGGAGTTTGGTCGGCAATACGGACGTCCCCGTGTTGAGATTTCCACGGATGCGTTAGCCACGCTGAAGCAGTATCACTGGCCTGGTAACGTCCGCGAGTTGCGCAACGTTATTGAGCGTGTCCTGATCCTGAATCCCAAGGCGCAACGTATCGAGCGCAAGCACCTGCCAGTGTTGGTCTATCGCGAAAGTGCTCGTGACGGCGCAAAGGGAAGTGTACGCACGGAAGAGTTCGGTACGCTGCTGCAGGCGCGGGAAGCGTATGAGCGCGACTACATCCTGAAAAAACTGGACGAGTGCCACGGCAATGTGAGTCGCACGGCCGAGGCGCTGGGACTGGAACGCAGCCATCTCTATCGCAAGATGAAGACTCTTGGCGTCACAATGAAGGAAGTCTAG
- the mreD gene encoding rod shape-determining protein MreD: MARRFTNRRELEEHHFHPAVLVAVPLGALFLHAYLPHIWAPLGILDLPLILVLYFAVSWRSPIAGTLIGTAIGLLQDLPSNQYIGFNGMAKAIIGYAAASIGLKIDVENVITRAAMNFGFCLLQSVLFFVIERFLLGNSTYALRWIHELLRAAINAAVALPIFFLLDRTRMDE; encoded by the coding sequence ATGGCAAGGCGATTCACGAACCGGCGGGAGCTGGAAGAACATCACTTCCATCCGGCAGTCCTTGTCGCAGTGCCGCTGGGCGCCCTGTTCCTGCATGCCTATCTGCCTCATATATGGGCTCCGCTGGGCATACTGGACCTGCCGCTGATCCTGGTGCTGTACTTCGCTGTCTCCTGGCGCTCCCCCATTGCCGGTACGCTGATCGGCACGGCTATCGGCCTGTTGCAGGACCTGCCCAGCAACCAGTACATCGGCTTCAATGGCATGGCCAAGGCCATCATCGGCTACGCTGCTGCCTCCATCGGACTGAAGATCGATGTGGAGAACGTGATCACCCGAGCAGCGATGAACTTCGGCTTCTGCCTGCTGCAATCCGTACTGTTCTTTGTGATCGAGCGATTCCTGTTAGGCAACAGCACCTACGCCCTGCGCTGGATCCATGAATTACTGCGAGCGGCGATCAACGCAGCAGTGGCACTGCCGATCTTCTTCCTGCTCGACCGCACACGCATGGACGAGTAG
- a CDS encoding outer membrane protein assembly factor BamD, with protein MSFPVACLFVRRLLVRGFTGMVSLFSPKAIKTAVAHSFFPRRGIAVVLLAGSFATAAVYAQQAPNAAPTAATDQAAPAPPASSDQTPTAVMSNTAPKRGRTRKTAEDKKDEKVVQSKDTVKNEKARKAQMKINPLGNVKSNQPDKQLYDKALVAINKGRFEVARLDLQTLLSTYPDSEYQMRAKLAFADSWYREGGTAALAQAETEYHDFIIFFPNAPEAAEAQMRIGDIYFKQMDRPDRDYAKAVHAQEEYRTMLTQYPDSSLIPEAKQHLREVQEVMAQRESSIGEFYGTHENWSAAIARYQTVVDTYPLYSHIDQTLIGLGDAYASMSRYIRTLKLPEDARGRLLKNYDDQAIAAYSRVVTQYAASAHVEDARDRLEAMNVPIPEPTAEQLAASQALEDSRQTYNLANRAKGLLFRGPDTVQSARIGDPSMADPKATLAPEVSHRSEQAFKVAMDPKAGATPAAGTAATTSDATEANAAAGNTPAAAGAPMNLQDIPAVDAAPATAVTGSSFTATPTGVAPVSSGGGTGVGVTILSPGATTSSPSAPPPAGSVPANYGLKAAGPANTGDLPPVEKAAEAPDAVNDVAGQKTPEGAQPVLDKNGKVKKVKPEFDKGEESSSTHKKKKGLKKVNPF; from the coding sequence GTGAGTTTCCCGGTGGCCTGCCTGTTCGTACGGCGGCTCCTGGTACGAGGGTTTACAGGCATGGTTTCACTCTTCTCCCCGAAGGCGATCAAGACGGCTGTCGCGCATTCGTTCTTTCCGCGCCGCGGCATCGCCGTTGTTCTGCTGGCTGGCAGTTTTGCCACCGCAGCTGTGTACGCTCAGCAGGCTCCCAACGCAGCGCCCACGGCCGCAACGGACCAGGCTGCTCCCGCACCGCCAGCGAGCAGTGACCAGACGCCGACCGCGGTCATGAGCAACACCGCGCCCAAGCGCGGCCGTACCCGCAAGACCGCCGAAGACAAGAAGGATGAGAAGGTCGTCCAGTCCAAGGACACGGTCAAGAACGAAAAGGCTCGCAAGGCCCAGATGAAGATCAATCCCCTGGGCAACGTGAAGAGCAACCAGCCGGATAAGCAGCTTTATGACAAGGCGCTGGTTGCGATCAACAAGGGTCGCTTCGAAGTCGCGCGTCTTGATCTGCAGACCCTGCTGTCGACCTATCCGGACTCCGAGTATCAGATGCGCGCGAAGCTCGCCTTTGCCGACAGCTGGTACCGTGAGGGCGGCACCGCTGCTCTGGCGCAGGCGGAGACCGAATACCACGACTTCATCATCTTCTTCCCGAACGCACCAGAAGCTGCGGAAGCGCAGATGCGCATTGGCGACATCTACTTCAAGCAGATGGACCGTCCCGATCGCGATTACGCGAAGGCTGTGCACGCGCAGGAAGAGTACCGCACGATGCTGACGCAGTATCCGGACTCTTCCCTGATTCCGGAAGCCAAGCAGCATCTGCGCGAAGTGCAGGAAGTCATGGCTCAGCGCGAGTCAAGCATCGGCGAGTTCTACGGCACGCATGAGAACTGGTCCGCTGCCATCGCGCGATATCAGACAGTCGTCGATACCTACCCGCTCTACAGCCACATCGATCAGACCCTGATTGGTCTGGGCGATGCGTACGCTTCCATGTCGCGCTACATCCGCACGCTGAAGCTGCCTGAGGATGCACGTGGACGCCTCTTGAAAAATTATGACGACCAGGCCATCGCAGCTTACAGCCGCGTCGTGACGCAGTACGCCGCCTCTGCACACGTTGAGGATGCACGCGACCGCCTTGAAGCGATGAACGTGCCGATCCCGGAGCCGACGGCCGAGCAGTTGGCCGCAAGCCAGGCATTGGAAGACAGCCGTCAGACCTACAACCTGGCAAACCGCGCCAAGGGTCTGCTCTTCCGCGGACCAGACACCGTGCAGTCCGCTCGCATCGGCGATCCGTCCATGGCGGATCCCAAGGCAACGCTCGCACCCGAAGTCTCCCATCGGTCGGAACAGGCCTTCAAGGTTGCAATGGATCCGAAGGCTGGCGCAACGCCCGCAGCAGGAACCGCGGCGACGACGTCTGACGCGACCGAAGCAAACGCTGCCGCGGGCAACACTCCAGCAGCGGCAGGCGCGCCCATGAACCTGCAGGACATTCCCGCAGTGGATGCAGCCCCTGCAACAGCTGTCACTGGATCCAGCTTTACGGCGACTCCGACAGGCGTTGCGCCCGTCTCCAGCGGCGGTGGTACCGGTGTTGGCGTCACCATTCTTTCTCCCGGCGCAACGACAAGCTCACCCTCTGCCCCGCCCCCCGCCGGCAGCGTTCCTGCGAACTATGGCCTGAAGGCTGCGGGTCCGGCAAACACCGGTGACCTGCCGCCCGTCGAGAAGGCAGCGGAAGCGCCTGATGCAGTGAACGACGTCGCAGGACAAAAGACACCGGAAGGCGCGCAGCCTGTGCTCGACAAGAACGGCAAGGTCAAGAAGGTCAAGCCTGAGTTTGATAAGGGCGAGGAGTCCAGCAGCACGCACAAGAAGAAGAAGGGCCTGAAGAAGGTAAACCCCTTCTAG
- a CDS encoding sensor histidine kinase, with protein sequence MGTTRQRKILMIVLGVFLLLLFLGLAALNAFRLNFLNPNTPREIFLFTSISFLAFLLFLTTLVLLMRNVLRLYADQRSRVLGARLRTRMLWGAILVSLVPVGCMFGFSYLLMNRGVERWFAQPAAHLREESAQVALDLSRYIAANARSEAEEIAGDIATSGADANSPSNMQRAMQSHEVTLLGGFAQVYSGNVVVSRFRTPTGQASLSTWQAQDALLDEDAGASPTIAPFQKRSAGPFDIIVLEAIQSHDEPILTANGVDYILGSAHTASGLLVVAAAPLPEGMTSHIGELDRAGQQYWTFFRMRKQIRGTYMVLLLMITSLALFIISWLALHLSKQVTKPVEALADAMSAIAQGNYDQRVEASATEELGDLVQSFNTMAEDLETSRRLVEQTTIQVFEANVELESRRRELETMLQTIPNGVVMLDVDRRIRVANRAFSEMLDPGGQRAFIGLLIDEVIPSDAMESIDRLLQRSHRMGSASAETEMHAPGGTLNIAITAAILETNNSGVRSATGYVVVLENATELLRAQKQSAWKEVARRVAHEIKNPLTPIALSAEQIRRHIVRLGDLLREREIESPSIATIHRSSEVISSSVDSMRSLVDQFSSLAEFPNARPRPADLNTIVENSLSLFAGRLNRVTVVLSLAAELPLVMADPEAIKRALSNLIDNAAEAMQTSLRREIHIETRRSEQSPGMLELVIADTGPGVTDEMRERLFLPYFSTKQRGTGLGLTIAAKIMADHQGTIRAEGNTPNGARFILELPVASASENGEDTAAAVAGASEASSPEVHTA encoded by the coding sequence GTGGGAACAACGCGTCAGCGCAAAATCTTGATGATTGTGCTGGGTGTCTTCCTTCTTTTGTTGTTCCTTGGGCTGGCGGCGCTGAATGCCTTTCGCCTGAACTTTCTTAACCCGAACACACCGCGTGAGATCTTTCTTTTCACGTCCATCTCGTTCCTCGCCTTCCTGCTGTTCCTTACAACCCTTGTTTTGTTAATGCGGAATGTTCTGCGTTTGTACGCGGACCAGCGCAGCCGCGTGCTTGGGGCACGTTTGCGTACGCGGATGCTGTGGGGCGCCATCCTGGTGTCGCTTGTGCCGGTAGGCTGCATGTTTGGTTTCAGCTACCTGCTGATGAACCGAGGTGTGGAGCGCTGGTTCGCGCAGCCCGCCGCACATCTGCGAGAAGAATCCGCGCAGGTTGCACTGGACCTTTCCCGCTACATCGCAGCGAATGCTCGCTCTGAGGCGGAAGAGATCGCAGGCGATATTGCTACGAGCGGAGCCGATGCGAACAGTCCGTCCAACATGCAGCGCGCCATGCAGAGCCATGAGGTGACGCTGCTCGGCGGCTTTGCTCAGGTCTACAGCGGCAATGTCGTTGTTTCACGCTTCCGGACACCGACTGGCCAAGCTTCTTTGAGCACGTGGCAGGCACAGGATGCGCTTCTGGATGAGGATGCCGGCGCCTCGCCCACCATCGCGCCTTTTCAGAAGCGATCGGCGGGGCCCTTCGACATCATCGTGTTGGAGGCCATTCAAAGCCACGACGAACCCATCCTGACAGCGAACGGCGTTGATTACATTCTTGGCTCGGCACACACGGCGTCGGGCTTGCTCGTGGTCGCGGCTGCGCCGTTGCCAGAGGGCATGACTTCTCACATCGGCGAACTGGATCGTGCGGGCCAGCAGTATTGGACCTTCTTCCGCATGAGGAAGCAGATCCGCGGAACCTACATGGTCCTGCTGCTGATGATCACGAGCCTTGCGCTCTTCATCATCAGCTGGCTCGCGTTGCATCTCTCGAAACAGGTCACGAAGCCTGTGGAAGCGCTGGCGGACGCCATGAGCGCAATTGCGCAGGGAAATTACGATCAACGCGTTGAGGCGTCCGCAACGGAAGAACTCGGCGATCTGGTACAGAGTTTCAACACCATGGCAGAAGATCTGGAGACAAGTCGCCGGCTGGTGGAGCAGACGACCATCCAGGTGTTTGAGGCCAACGTTGAGCTTGAGTCGCGCCGTCGTGAGCTTGAGACGATGTTGCAGACGATCCCGAATGGCGTCGTGATGCTGGATGTGGATCGTCGTATCCGCGTGGCGAACCGGGCGTTCAGCGAAATGCTCGATCCGGGTGGTCAGCGCGCCTTTATCGGACTGCTGATTGATGAAGTGATTCCGAGCGACGCGATGGAGAGTATCGACCGCCTGCTGCAGCGCAGCCACCGCATGGGGTCCGCATCGGCGGAGACAGAGATGCACGCTCCTGGCGGCACGCTGAATATTGCCATTACCGCAGCCATTCTTGAAACAAACAACTCGGGCGTGCGTAGTGCTACGGGCTACGTTGTGGTGCTTGAGAACGCGACCGAGTTACTGCGCGCGCAGAAACAGTCCGCGTGGAAGGAAGTGGCGCGTCGCGTAGCACACGAGATCAAGAATCCTCTGACGCCGATTGCCCTTTCCGCCGAGCAGATTCGCCGGCACATTGTCCGGCTCGGCGATCTTCTGCGTGAGCGTGAGATTGAGTCACCTTCGATTGCCACCATCCACCGGTCAAGCGAAGTCATCAGTTCGTCGGTAGACAGTATGCGTTCGCTGGTTGATCAGTTCTCGTCGCTGGCAGAATTTCCGAATGCTCGTCCTCGTCCAGCCGACCTCAACACGATCGTGGAGAACTCCCTAAGCCTCTTCGCCGGTCGCTTGAACAGGGTGACGGTGGTGCTCTCGCTTGCGGCTGAGTTGCCGCTTGTGATGGCTGATCCTGAAGCGATCAAGCGTGCGCTCTCCAACCTGATCGATAACGCCGCTGAGGCGATGCAGACCAGTCTCCGCCGGGAGATCCATATCGAGACGCGCCGCAGTGAGCAGTCTCCCGGCATGCTGGAGCTTGTGATCGCAGATACGGGGCCTGGCGTCACCGACGAGATGCGTGAGCGTTTGTTTCTGCCGTACTTCTCCACCAAGCAGCGTGGCACGGGGCTGGGCCTCACCATTGCGGCGAAGATCATGGCAGACCACCAGGGGACCATCCGCGCCGAAGGCAATACACCCAATGGAGCGCGGTTCATCCTTGAACTGCCGGTAGCTTCCGCGTCGGAGAACGGCGAGGATACAGCCGCTGCCGTCGCCGGTGCATCCGAAGCCTCATCTCCCGAGGTGCACACCGCGTGA
- a CDS encoding rod shape-determining protein — translation MPQNGYQGRTSRSRSMRSLFSLFSNDLAIDLGTANTLVYASGKGIVVNEPSIIAVNKITNEVEAVGKEAKEMVGRTPGNIVAIRPMKDGVIADFRHTEKMLNYFIQKAHNRKMLVHPRIIIGVPSEITQVEKRAVEDSAYRAKASEVYLVEQAMVAAIGAGLPITEPGGNMVVDIGGGTTDIAVISLAGIVYSRSVRMAGNQMDEAVANFLKRKYNLLIGERTAEQIKMEIGSAFPLDKPLTMEIKGRNLIEGVPKTITIDDSEIREALGESIATIMNAIRVALERTPPELSADISDRGIVLTGGGALIKNLDRRIREETGLPVSIADDPLASVVLGTGRMLADFGLLRKIAID, via the coding sequence ATGCCTCAAAACGGATATCAGGGTCGCACCTCCCGCTCGCGCTCCATGCGGTCGCTTTTCTCGCTGTTTTCGAACGATCTCGCGATCGATCTGGGCACGGCGAACACGCTGGTCTACGCCAGCGGCAAGGGCATCGTTGTCAACGAGCCCTCCATCATCGCCGTGAACAAGATCACGAACGAGGTTGAGGCCGTGGGCAAGGAAGCGAAGGAGATGGTGGGGCGCACCCCCGGCAACATCGTCGCCATTCGGCCCATGAAGGACGGCGTCATCGCCGACTTCCGCCACACGGAGAAGATGCTGAACTACTTCATCCAGAAGGCGCATAACCGCAAGATGCTGGTGCACCCGCGCATCATCATCGGTGTGCCGTCTGAGATCACGCAGGTTGAAAAGCGTGCCGTGGAAGACAGTGCCTACCGCGCGAAGGCGTCTGAGGTGTACCTGGTTGAGCAGGCCATGGTGGCTGCGATCGGCGCCGGTCTGCCCATTACCGAACCCGGCGGCAACATGGTTGTCGACATCGGCGGCGGCACTACGGATATCGCGGTGATCTCGCTCGCGGGTATCGTCTACTCGCGCTCGGTGCGCATGGCCGGCAACCAGATGGACGAGGCTGTCGCCAACTTCCTCAAGCGCAAGTACAACCTTCTCATCGGCGAGCGCACGGCAGAGCAGATCAAGATGGAGATCGGCTCGGCCTTCCCGCTGGACAAGCCGCTGACCATGGAAATCAAGGGCCGCAATCTGATCGAGGGCGTACCGAAGACCATCACCATCGACGACTCGGAGATCCGCGAGGCGCTTGGCGAATCCATTGCGACCATCATGAATGCCATTCGCGTGGCACTCGAGCGCACGCCCCCCGAACTTTCGGCGGACATCAGCGACCGCGGCATCGTCCTGACAGGCGGCGGCGCGCTCATCAAGAACCTGGATCGCCGTATCCGTGAAGAGACGGGCTTGCCTGTTTCCATCGCCGATGATCCGCTTGCCTCCGTGGTGCTGGGCACCGGTCGTATGCTTGCCGACTTCGGCCTGCTGCGCAAGATTGCTATCGACTAA